The following are encoded in a window of Desulfuromonas thiophila genomic DNA:
- a CDS encoding DUF423 domain-containing protein produces the protein MRFFLVLGSGNALLAILLAALAAHRLEASFSALQLRLWDKAVSYQLTHALALLAVALLVQQLPRQRRFRTAGLFFVLGILLFCGSLYLLAATGLEPLRYLTPLGGLCLVAGWTVLCQAALSGE, from the coding sequence ATGCGTTTTTTTCTCGTTCTGGGTAGTGGCAATGCCCTGTTGGCCATTCTGTTGGCGGCGTTGGCCGCCCATCGTCTGGAGGCTTCCTTTTCCGCTTTGCAGCTCAGGCTGTGGGACAAGGCGGTCAGCTATCAGCTGACCCATGCCCTGGCATTGCTGGCGGTAGCGCTGCTGGTGCAGCAACTGCCCCGTCAGCGCCGCTTCCGCACGGCCGGGCTGTTCTTTGTTCTCGGTATTCTGTTGTTCTGCGGCAGTCTTTACCTGTTGGCCGCCACCGGTCTGGAACCCTTGCGGTACCTGACACCGCTGGGCGGTCTGTGTCTTGTCGCCGGTTGGACGGTCCTTTGTCAGGCGGCCCTGTCCGGCGAATAA
- a CDS encoding AAA family ATPase — protein sequence MARKLFVAATGKDCGKTTLCLSLLHCAAKKYPRIGFIKPVGPKLTHFQGLQVDKDAALMAGVFGLGEQLALMSPVTVGPQTSRELLDGVCHRADLTERIVDACRQLEQQCDFLVIEGAGHAGVGSVLGCSNAEVARLLGAPVLLMAEAAIGRAIDALQLNLYAFERHQVPVAALLLNKFIPEKRQETLGYLRKAFAAAPHALLGAFNYSPILANPTLDRISRILATPLRGDTSQRQRIAHHVQLGAASAQRVADLLQDSTLLLVNSSRDELMVMLASLYHLPEYRGRIAGLVIPGQAAVSPITQKILDDSGIPYLRTTLSNSEAFARITRDVAKITADDQEKIAFIRQLADDELDFATIDALL from the coding sequence GTGGCCCGAAAACTTTTTGTTGCGGCAACCGGCAAGGATTGCGGCAAGACCACCCTGTGTCTGTCTCTGTTGCACTGTGCCGCTAAAAAATACCCGCGTATTGGGTTCATCAAGCCGGTCGGCCCCAAGCTGACCCATTTTCAGGGTTTGCAGGTGGACAAGGATGCCGCCCTGATGGCCGGTGTGTTTGGCCTGGGCGAGCAGCTGGCACTGATGTCGCCGGTGACGGTCGGGCCGCAGACCAGCCGTGAGCTGCTTGATGGTGTCTGCCATCGGGCTGATCTGACCGAGCGCATCGTTGACGCCTGCCGCCAGCTTGAGCAGCAGTGCGATTTTCTCGTCATCGAAGGCGCCGGTCATGCCGGGGTTGGTTCGGTGCTGGGCTGCAGCAACGCCGAGGTGGCTCGTCTGCTCGGTGCGCCGGTGCTGTTGATGGCCGAAGCCGCCATCGGCCGGGCCATCGATGCGCTGCAACTGAATCTGTACGCCTTCGAGCGGCATCAGGTGCCGGTGGCGGCACTGTTGCTTAACAAGTTCATTCCGGAAAAACGCCAGGAAACCCTCGGTTATCTGCGCAAGGCCTTTGCCGCCGCGCCCCATGCTCTGCTCGGTGCCTTCAATTATTCGCCGATTCTGGCCAATCCGACGCTTGACCGCATCAGTCGTATCCTGGCGACGCCACTGCGCGGTGACACCAGCCAGCGCCAGCGGATTGCCCATCATGTTCAGCTTGGCGCCGCGTCAGCTCAGCGTGTGGCCGACCTGCTGCAGGATTCCACCCTGCTGCTGGTCAACAGCAGTCGTGATGAGCTGATGGTGATGCTGGCGTCACTGTATCACCTGCCGGAATACCGTGGCAGGATCGCCGGTCTGGTGATTCCCGGCCAGGCTGCGGTATCGCCCATCACCCAGAAGATTCTTGACGACAGCGGTATTCCCTATCTGCGCACCACCCTGAGCAACTCCGAAGCCTTTGCCCGGATTACCCGCGATGTGGCCAAGATTACCGCCGACGACCAGGAGAAGATCGCCTTTATTCGTCAGTTGGCTGACGACGAACTCGATTTCGCCACCATCGACGCGCTGTTGTAA
- a CDS encoding MFS transporter — MATNLLNRFGQRLVAFVAGEDGSERACADIPEQACHEQRRNFACNLANGAASKLAEQLAGPNLVLVWLLQLIGSPLWMLGFLMPIKQTAALLPQLAVAGQIRRLARRKWLWVGGALMQALCLLLMLPVAHSLSPAVAGGVILLLLALFSMASGSASVAFQDVLGKTIAKGRRGRLLSLRALVGGLLTLAAGALLSLLRRTDDSLALVQGLLLAAAGLWLVSAVCFALIREDAGATEGARNPLAEVRHGLTLVRRSSGFRRFLQLRALLLCVELAPPFYFMHLHSLGLVDGSTVGLLVAAVGLAQLISSPFWGRLADETSRRVMQHSALLATAAALLALLLTALPVAGLQKALYLLAFVLIGLAEAGVRLGRKTYLVDAIPRQERASCAALSNSLVGLLALLLGGLGFIAQSAGALSLILLLGAVSGAAALLCQRLPEADALLAALQAQD, encoded by the coding sequence ATGGCTACCAATCTGTTGAACCGTTTCGGCCAGCGTCTTGTCGCCTTTGTTGCCGGTGAGGATGGCAGCGAGCGGGCCTGCGCCGATATTCCCGAGCAGGCTTGTCACGAGCAACGGCGTAATTTTGCCTGCAATCTGGCCAATGGCGCCGCTTCCAAGCTGGCTGAACAGCTGGCCGGGCCCAATCTGGTGCTGGTCTGGCTGCTGCAGCTGATCGGCAGTCCGCTGTGGATGCTCGGCTTTCTGATGCCCATCAAGCAGACGGCGGCGTTGCTGCCGCAACTGGCCGTGGCTGGTCAGATCCGTCGTCTGGCCCGGCGCAAGTGGCTGTGGGTGGGTGGTGCACTGATGCAGGCCCTGTGCCTGCTGCTGATGCTGCCCGTGGCTCACAGCCTGTCACCGGCCGTAGCCGGGGGCGTTATTCTGCTGCTGCTGGCTCTGTTCAGCATGGCCAGCGGCAGCGCCTCCGTCGCCTTTCAGGATGTGCTCGGTAAAACCATCGCCAAGGGCCGGCGCGGCCGGCTGCTGTCGCTGCGGGCGCTCGTTGGTGGTCTGCTGACCCTGGCGGCCGGTGCGCTACTCAGTCTGTTACGCCGGACAGATGACTCCCTGGCGCTGGTGCAGGGGCTGCTGCTGGCGGCGGCCGGCCTGTGGCTGGTCAGCGCGGTCTGCTTCGCTTTGATTCGGGAAGACGCCGGCGCCACCGAGGGAGCGCGCAACCCGCTGGCGGAGGTGCGCCACGGCCTGACCCTGGTGCGCCGCTCCAGCGGTTTCCGCCGTTTTCTGCAGCTGCGGGCGCTGCTGCTCTGTGTCGAACTGGCGCCGCCGTTCTATTTCATGCATCTGCACAGTCTCGGTCTGGTCGATGGCTCCACCGTCGGTCTGCTGGTGGCGGCAGTGGGGCTGGCCCAGCTGATCAGCAGCCCGTTCTGGGGCCGGCTGGCCGACGAAACCAGCCGCAGGGTGATGCAGCATAGCGCCCTGCTGGCCACGGCGGCGGCGCTGCTGGCGCTGCTGCTGACGGCTCTGCCCGTCGCCGGGCTGCAAAAGGCGCTGTACCTGCTGGCGTTCGTACTCATCGGTCTGGCCGAGGCCGGCGTGCGGCTGGGGCGCAAGACCTATCTGGTGGATGCCATCCCCCGGCAAGAACGCGCCAGCTGCGCCGCCCTGAGTAACAGCCTGGTTGGTCTGCTGGCGCTGCTGTTGGGGGGACTGGGCTTTATTGCCCAGAGCGCCGGCGCCCTGAGCCTGATTCTGCTGCTGGGCGCGGTCAGCGGCGCGGCCGCGCTGCTCTGCCAGCGGCTGCCGGAAGCTGATGCATTGCTCGCCGCACTGCAGGCGCAGGACTGA
- a CDS encoding methylated-DNA--[protein]-cysteine S-methyltransferase, producing MRTAGPLPPLWWGQCVAPCWPDLQLTLAGSATQLLLLDLQPRQRAAALARLQPFARRHRLQLQPTPETRLQPWLQRLFARFPEPPRQVCWLALGTAFQRRVWQALQEIPPGQTRSYGQLAAAIGQPTACRAVARALAANPLLWLQPCHRIVPATGGLGGFRAGSTIKRQLLVQEGWIDDITARFGC from the coding sequence ATGCGCACTGCCGGGCCGCTGCCGCCGCTGTGGTGGGGCCAGTGCGTCGCGCCCTGCTGGCCGGATCTGCAACTGACTCTGGCCGGCAGCGCCACGCAACTGCTGCTGCTCGACCTGCAGCCGCGCCAGCGGGCCGCCGCTCTGGCACGGCTACAGCCGTTTGCCCGCCGCCATCGCCTGCAGCTGCAGCCGACGCCCGAAACCCGCTTGCAACCCTGGCTGCAGCGGCTGTTCGCCCGCTTCCCGGAGCCGCCCCGCCAAGTCTGCTGGCTGGCCCTGGGCACCGCCTTTCAGCGGCGGGTGTGGCAGGCGCTGCAAGAGATTCCGCCGGGGCAGACCCGCAGCTATGGCCAGCTGGCCGCCGCCATCGGTCAGCCGACGGCCTGTCGCGCCGTGGCGCGGGCGCTGGCCGCCAATCCGCTGCTGTGGTTGCAGCCCTGTCACCGCATCGTTCCGGCCACGGGCGGCCTGGGCGGCTTTCGCGCCGGCAGCACCATCAAACGTCAACTGCTTGTTCAGGAAGGATGGATCGATGACATCACTGCCCGCTTCGGATGCTGA
- a CDS encoding PaaI family thioesterase produces the protein MTSLPASDAEELGPYRILLDDWISCAPFEQLLDMRILSAAGGKAELQMPFRYCLANGGSLLHGGALVSLADTAAVMALKSCVPVGSHFATTELQASFLAPVTSGEVRALAQVRPAGERCWDASVELFNDAGVRVLRMTAQLRLARCQPYDTPAA, from the coding sequence ATGACATCACTGCCCGCTTCGGATGCTGAGGAACTTGGCCCCTACCGCATCCTGCTCGATGACTGGATCAGCTGCGCGCCCTTTGAACAGCTGCTCGACATGCGCATTCTCAGCGCTGCCGGGGGCAAGGCCGAATTGCAGATGCCTTTTAGGTACTGCCTCGCCAACGGCGGCTCCCTGCTGCATGGCGGCGCGCTGGTCAGTCTGGCCGACACCGCCGCCGTCATGGCGCTGAAAAGCTGCGTGCCCGTCGGCAGCCATTTCGCCACCACCGAGCTGCAGGCCAGTTTTCTCGCTCCGGTCACCAGCGGAGAGGTGCGCGCCCTGGCGCAGGTCCGTCCCGCCGGTGAACGCTGCTGGGATGCCAGCGTCGAACTGTTCAACGATGCCGGGGTGCGGGTGCTGCGCATGACGGCCCAACTTCGGTTGGCCCGATGTCAGCCCTACGATACCCCCGCCGCATGA
- the rmuC gene encoding DNA recombination protein RmuC, with translation MNLPAAILHLPPLVWPVAFLVLTVLFLLALLLVWRRGGQLSRLRQLLSESQHQQARLQGEREPLQRQLLQERQQLDEARQLLQQRGEQLAVLQTRLDEQQRENRENRQLLVQAQEQLRQQLRNLAQDILDEKGRQFEQRHSASLQTLLSPLREQLQEFRRTIETVHTDEVRERVSLKQQLEQLHQQSQRLNDEAGQLARALKGDNRQQGSWGELVLERLLEQSGLRQGSEYELQSSLRDADQRLQRPDVVVHLPEGRDLVIDSKVSLVAFERYCNAADATSREQSLREHVAAVRQHIGGLAAKDYSALPGLRSLDFVLLFLPIEAALIAALQADPALFDLAFQRRVAVVGPTTLLASLRTIEHLWRYERQNQNAQAIASRAGAIHDKLRGFVAEMEKIGVQIAALDQSYQSAMGRLCLGKGNLISQAQRFVDLGVKVAKPLPPAILERAELEPAEIEPEAGH, from the coding sequence ATGAACCTGCCCGCCGCCATCCTCCACCTGCCGCCGCTGGTTTGGCCGGTCGCGTTTCTCGTGCTGACAGTGCTGTTTTTGCTGGCGCTGCTGCTGGTGTGGCGGCGCGGTGGTCAGCTGAGCCGCCTGCGCCAGCTGTTGAGCGAAAGCCAGCACCAGCAGGCCCGGCTGCAGGGGGAACGCGAACCCCTCCAGCGCCAGCTGTTGCAAGAGCGGCAGCAGCTGGACGAGGCGCGCCAGCTGCTGCAGCAACGGGGCGAGCAGCTGGCCGTGCTGCAGACCCGGCTTGACGAACAGCAGCGCGAAAATCGTGAGAACCGTCAGCTACTGGTGCAGGCTCAGGAGCAGCTGCGCCAGCAGCTGCGCAATCTGGCACAGGACATTCTCGACGAAAAGGGCCGCCAGTTTGAACAGCGCCACAGTGCCAGCCTGCAGACCCTGCTGAGTCCCCTGCGCGAACAGCTGCAGGAGTTCCGTCGCACCATCGAAACCGTGCATACCGACGAGGTGCGCGAGCGCGTCAGCCTCAAACAGCAGCTGGAACAGCTGCACCAGCAGAGTCAGCGTCTCAACGACGAAGCTGGCCAGCTCGCCCGTGCCCTCAAGGGCGATAACCGGCAACAGGGCAGCTGGGGCGAGCTGGTGCTCGAACGGCTGCTGGAGCAGTCGGGCCTGCGCCAGGGCAGCGAATACGAACTGCAGAGCAGCCTGCGCGACGCCGACCAGCGTCTGCAGCGGCCCGATGTGGTGGTTCATCTGCCCGAAGGGCGCGATCTGGTCATCGATTCCAAGGTTTCGCTGGTCGCCTTCGAACGCTATTGCAACGCGGCCGATGCCACCAGTCGCGAACAGTCTCTCCGGGAACATGTCGCCGCCGTGCGTCAGCACATCGGCGGTCTGGCCGCCAAGGATTACAGCGCCCTGCCGGGCCTGCGCAGCCTCGATTTCGTGTTGCTGTTCCTGCCCATCGAAGCCGCGCTCATCGCCGCCCTGCAGGCCGATCCGGCCCTGTTCGATCTCGCCTTTCAGCGCCGTGTTGCCGTTGTCGGTCCCACCACCCTGCTGGCCAGCCTGCGCACCATCGAACACCTGTGGCGCTACGAACGCCAGAACCAGAATGCCCAGGCCATCGCCAGCCGTGCCGGTGCCATTCACGACAAGCTGCGCGGCTTTGTTGCCGAAATGGAAAAAATCGGCGTCCAGATCGCGGCCCTCGATCAGAGCTATCAGAGCGCCATGGGCCGCCTGTGTCTTGGCAAGGGTAACCTCATCAGCCAGGCCCAGCGTTTTGTCGATCTTGGCGTCAAGGTGGCCAAACCCCTGCCGCCGGCCATCCTCGAACGGGCCGAGCTGGAACCAGCGGAAATCGAACCGGAAGCAGGGCACTGA
- a CDS encoding radical SAM/SPASM domain-containing protein, translating into MPAAALTGWICSRPFDWLEIQRGGTAFVCCPAWLRRSIGNVLHQPLPAVWNSATAIELRKNASNGRFHGCSPRRCPFLARRQPPVMPAAAAPVPLRQALQQRDYQQPLPGQLHLCYDPRCNLVCASCRPAPVQLDRAEADGCERLTRLVLDQLAPQVRQLRLSGHGEPFAAPSYRQLLAAIGPRHFPALHSLHLHSNGLLWLSQRQHLLPRLRPYLRSVEISIDAASPASYRCNRGADFAQLLDNLAFIHSLQVDLTLSFVVQHNNFREMPAFVDLARRFGARCFFSPLINWGSWTTAEYRQRAVHRPQHPQQGEFLQVLAQISQQAGVDIGVLGQG; encoded by the coding sequence ATGCCGGCCGCCGCGCTGACCGGCTGGATCTGCAGCCGGCCCTTCGACTGGCTTGAAATCCAGCGCGGCGGTACCGCCTTCGTCTGCTGCCCGGCCTGGTTGCGCCGCTCCATCGGCAATGTGCTGCATCAGCCGCTGCCGGCCGTCTGGAACAGCGCCACCGCCATTGAACTGCGCAAGAACGCCAGTAACGGCCGCTTTCACGGCTGCAGTCCGCGCCGCTGCCCTTTTCTGGCGCGGCGCCAGCCACCGGTCATGCCGGCAGCGGCAGCACCCGTCCCTCTGCGCCAGGCGCTGCAACAGCGCGATTACCAGCAGCCCCTGCCCGGCCAGCTGCACCTCTGTTACGATCCGCGTTGCAATCTGGTCTGCGCCAGCTGTCGGCCGGCCCCGGTGCAGCTTGACCGCGCCGAAGCCGACGGCTGCGAGCGCCTGACCCGCCTGGTTCTCGACCAGCTGGCGCCCCAGGTCAGGCAGCTGCGCCTGAGCGGCCACGGCGAACCCTTTGCCGCCCCCTCCTACCGCCAGCTGCTGGCGGCCATCGGCCCACGGCATTTTCCCGCCCTGCACAGCCTGCATCTGCACAGCAACGGCCTGCTGTGGCTCAGCCAGCGCCAGCACCTGCTGCCCCGGCTGCGCCCCTACCTGCGCTCGGTCGAGATCTCCATCGACGCCGCCAGTCCGGCCAGCTATCGCTGTAACCGCGGCGCCGACTTTGCCCAGCTGCTCGACAACCTCGCCTTCATTCACAGCCTGCAAGTTGATCTGACCCTGAGCTTTGTGGTCCAGCACAACAATTTCCGCGAGATGCCCGCCTTTGTTGACCTGGCCCGCCGCTTCGGCGCCCGTTGCTTCTTCAGTCCGCTGATCAACTGGGGCAGTTGGACCACGGCAGAATACCGCCAGCGCGCCGTGCACCGGCCCCAACATCCCCAGCAGGGCGAATTTCTGCAGGTTCTGGCACAAATCAGCCAGCAGGCGGGGGTTGATATCGGGGTATTGGGACAAGGCTGA
- the aroC gene encoding chorismate synthase: MSSSFGTLFRLTSFGESHGAAVGAIVDGMPPRLQLSADLIQQQLDRRRPGQNKLGTSRNEADAVQILSGVEDGLTLGTPIGLLVANTDQRPRDYGNLQRIPRPSHADYSYQMKYGIQASSGGGRASARETIARVAGGAVAEAFLQQCYGVEIVAWVSAVGTIEAPALDSDSLQRSAVDSSDVRCPDPASAAAMTAEIIAAKAAKDSVGGVISCVCRNLPAGWGEPAFDRLEALLAQAMLSLPATKGFEIGSGFAGARLRGSQHNDLFVAKGNRLGTRTNRSGGVQGGISNGEPLLMRVAFKPTATIGQEQHTADYDGRPALLAAKGRHDACVVPRAVPIVEAMAALVLADLALRQRARG; encoded by the coding sequence ATGTCCAGCAGTTTCGGCACCCTGTTCCGCCTGACCAGCTTCGGAGAATCCCACGGCGCAGCCGTCGGCGCCATTGTCGACGGCATGCCGCCACGCCTGCAGCTGTCGGCCGACCTGATCCAGCAACAGCTCGACCGGCGCCGGCCGGGGCAGAACAAACTCGGCACCAGCCGCAACGAAGCCGACGCGGTGCAGATTCTCTCCGGCGTGGAGGACGGCCTGACCCTGGGCACGCCCATCGGGCTGCTGGTGGCCAACACCGACCAGCGGCCGCGCGATTACGGCAACCTGCAGCGCATTCCACGCCCGTCCCACGCCGACTACAGCTACCAGATGAAATACGGCATCCAGGCCAGCAGCGGCGGCGGCCGCGCCAGCGCCCGCGAAACCATCGCCCGCGTGGCCGGTGGCGCCGTGGCCGAAGCCTTCCTGCAGCAGTGCTATGGAGTCGAGATCGTCGCCTGGGTCAGCGCCGTCGGCACCATTGAAGCACCAGCCCTGGATAGCGACAGTCTGCAGCGCAGCGCCGTCGACAGCAGCGATGTGCGCTGTCCCGACCCGGCCAGTGCCGCCGCCATGACCGCCGAGATCATCGCCGCCAAGGCCGCCAAGGATTCCGTCGGCGGTGTCATCAGCTGCGTCTGCCGCAATCTGCCGGCCGGCTGGGGTGAACCGGCCTTCGACCGGCTTGAGGCGCTGCTGGCCCAGGCCATGCTGTCGCTGCCGGCCACCAAGGGGTTCGAGATCGGCTCCGGTTTCGCCGGCGCCCGCCTGCGCGGTTCGCAGCATAACGACCTGTTCGTGGCCAAGGGCAACCGGCTGGGCACCCGCACCAACCGCAGCGGCGGGGTGCAGGGCGGCATCTCCAACGGCGAACCGTTGCTGATGCGCGTCGCCTTCAAGCCCACCGCCACCATCGGGCAGGAACAGCACACCGCCGACTACGACGGCCGCCCGGCGCTGCTGGCGGCCAAGGGCCGGCACGACGCCTGCGTGGTGCCGCGTGCCGTGCCCATCGTCGAGGCCATGGCGGCCCTGGTCCTGGCCGACCTGGCCCTGCGCCAGCGCGCCCGCGGCTGA